The Panthera uncia isolate 11264 chromosome C2, Puncia_PCG_1.0, whole genome shotgun sequence genome contains a region encoding:
- the CSTA gene encoding cystatin-A gives MIPGGLSEAKPATPEIQEIANEVKPQLEEKTNETYQKFEAIEYKTQVVAGINYYIKVKVGDNRYIHIKVFKGLPVQDSSLTLTGYQTGKSEDDELTGF, from the exons ATGATACCTGGAGGCTTAAGTGAAGCCAAACCTGCCACTCCAGAAATCCAAGAGATTGCTAACGAG GTTAAACCTCAgcttgaagaaaaaacaaatgagactTACCAAAAATTTGAAGCTATAGAGTACAAAACTCAAGTGGTTGCTGGAATAAATTACTACATTAAG gtGAAAGTAGGTGATAATAGATATATTCACATTAAAGTATTCAAAGGTCTTCCAGTACAAGATTCATCTTTGACACTTACTGGTTACCAGACTGGCAAAAGCGAGGACGATGAGCTGACAGGCTTTTAG